The following proteins are encoded in a genomic region of Nicotiana sylvestris chromosome 4, ASM39365v2, whole genome shotgun sequence:
- the LOC138890379 gene encoding uncharacterized protein, with the protein MVGEKVLLNVLAMKGVMRFGKKGKFNPQFIGPFEVLRRIGEVAYELAFPPNLLSVHPVFHVSMLRKYIGDPSHVLDFSSVQLDGELTYDVEPTTILERQVRRLRSKDSFSESAVERLAREGGYLGDRAEDMEQISSPF; encoded by the coding sequence atggttggtgagaaggttctattgaatgTTTtggccatgaagggtgttatgagatttgggaagaagggtaaattcaaccctcagttcattgggccttttgaggtgcttcggaggattggggaggtggcttatgagcttgcttttccacccaacTTGTTgagcgtgcatccggtatttcatgtttctatgctccggaagtatattggggatccgtctcatgttctggatttcagctcCGTGCAGTTAGATGGTgaattgacttatgatgtggagccaacaactattttggagcgtcaggttcgaaggttgagatcaaaggatagcttcagtgaaagtgcagtggagaggttggcccgtgaaggaggctacctgggagaccgagcagaaGATATGGAGCAGATATCTTCTCCtttttga